In Bacteroidales bacterium, the genomic window AATACCTTTTTTAAACTCTTTAATGCCACTTCCAAGACCTTTCATTAGCTCTGGAACTTTTTTGCCCCCAAAAAGCAAAAGAATAACAATAGCAATCAAAGCAAGCGACCATAAGCCGGGAACGGCTAGTATTATAAACAATTCCATAGTTTTAATTTTTTATCCTTTTGCAAAGATATAAAAATACTTAGGTAAATCCATACGTAGTTTAATAACTCAAGATATTAATCATAGTACGATATAAAGGAATGTTTTACAGAAAATAGCGTATAATATTTTGAATCTTTTTGTTTTTTTATCGATTTGATTATTTGTATTTTTGCGTTCTTCTTGAGATAAAAAGGGCGATTAGCTCTTTGGTTTA contains:
- a CDS encoding twin-arginine translocase TatA/TatE family subunit; the encoded protein is MELFIILAVPGLWSLALIAIVILLLFGGKKVPELMKGLGSGIKEFKKGISEDDKEDDKESPKEDKK